GGGACGGAAccggggtggggggcggggggtgggagagagagggtgagagagaagcTGGAGGGGGCTGGCTGGGGAGCACCATACAGCCTCACACCCTCCTCATCTGACACATAGGCCTCCAGGAAGCCCCTGACCAACCAGGACAAGCCAGGAGTTGAGGAAGGAAGCTTCCTACTCTTTTTAAAGTAAGCCCTGGAAGCCGAAAGCAAACCCAGAGCCTTCTAAGTGAGGCTCAGTGACAATAGCCAGTAGGTTCCCACCCCAACCCCAAGGGCCACTTACCTGGCACAGGACTTCAGGTGGCAGGTGCATGAGGCCCAGCACATTGCGCTCATACCAGGGGTCAAGCATACCAAGGTAGTGGGAGATGTCATTTGTGCTGTCCTCCCATGGGGGTGTGCCCAGCTCCTAAGGAAAAGGACAAGAGTCATTCCCCGCTACCCAAGAGGCCTGTGTCTATCTTTGCCCTGAACCACACCTGAAGCCCCAAGCTGAGATTTTCCTTGCTCTTGGAGAAGTATGACAACTTTTGGTCTTTGTCATATGGCAAAATGATGTACCCAAGTGCAGGCAGGAACCTGGGAGTGCGGGTCAGGCAGAAGGTAGTGCCCTGGACACACAACTGATGGCTTAGACTGACTCCCAACCAGCTCCCTTTAGGTACCTAGAATCTGCTCACATCCACTTTCCCACCCTACTTGGGACTGGGGACATACTGGTGGGTTTGGCTGCCTCGGGGAGTCTGTGGGGAGTGGAGACATCTGGCTCGGAGGGGCTAGGCAGGCACCCGAGCCAGTTGCATGGCTTCGCTTCACAGGCACATAGAAGAACTGCAGCTTGAACAGCCGTGTGAGGAGCGGGCGATTGTTCTCCAGCCTCCTGGTGAAAAGAAGATGGTGAGAAGTGAGCCCTTGGTGGCTCTTGGATACTCATCTTCTGGTTTCCACTAAGAGTAACACAGAACAGAGCCATGTGCCCTGGGATGGGTCTTACCGGAGGTTACTATATGCCCGAGCCACTTTCCCTGAAACCCTGTCCGAGCCAAAGACCACAACCCGAAGTGTGGACGCCTTGGGGTCCTCATCCCCACTCAAGAAGGGGCGGCGGCGCTGGTGGCATGGGGCAGGGGCCAGGAGCCAGCTGGGCAGCTGGGTGCTGAGCTTGGGCTGGGGCAGGGATCGTGAGCGCTGTGCCCGGGAGGGGGGCAGTGTTGGGCTGTCCAGTGGGCTGCAGAGGCTCCCCGCCCTTcgcaggggcagggctgtgtccGAGCCATCTAGGCCCCGAGAGTTCCTCCGCAGTACCAGCTGGCTGGTGCTTTTGAtgattttatagattttgttgAACTTTTGCCCAGGCCTGCGGTGGCCCTTGCATTCCTGGCTACCAAGCCTCTTGGGCCACTCGGAGGAGCTCTCCTCACTGTCCTCCACATAGCCACTGTCCATGCCATCAGAGAGGCCTGAGACAAAGGAGGTCAGCAGATGGCGGGAGAGCTCTGGCCCTGAGGCCTGAGAGGAGGCAAGAGATAAGGTGGAGTCATGGGACACCAAAGAGTTCGTGGAGAGCAGTGAGTCCCTCTCAGCACAGTGTCCATCAGTTTCcaagtcctcctcctcctcctcctcctcttcttcctcttcttcgtCATCCCCCAGGATCCCTGGCTGCAGCAACTCCTGTTCCTTGAGTAGGATTTCCTGTAGGATATCTACAGGGAAGAAAGGGCAGTGTCTGGGTGGGTGGCCCTAGAATCACTTCTGAGGGAAAGGCTCTGGCAGGTTTGGGGAGGAGCAGGAAGCGGGGGGCTGGGCCCTGTTAGGACTCAGTGCTGCCCCCTGCTCTGCTTAGGGTCTTTGAGGGtccctggggagagggagagggcagcAGTACAGACGCAGGACCACAGAGAGCTCACACAGGGTGGTGGGCAGGTGCCCCAGGGTCCAGCCAGATCCTTACCAAAGCTGTCCTGGTTCCAGCTGTAGGTATAGCACCTGGCGACAGGGATGGGGATGGTGTGGAGCTTCCCGGGTTTTGCGGTGTCTGTAAGAGgagtgagggcaggagaagaggaCTGAGAAGGGGTCTTGGAGAATATCCAGCCCAGACCCTTTGACTTAGAGAAAAGACCAGAGTTGGGGTAGGACTGGCACAGAGCCATACACCTGGACAGAGTGAGGCCAAGTTAGAGCCAGTATGCCTGGCTCCCAGCCAGAGGGCTCTTCTTTGAAGTACACTGTATAAATCCATGCACTTTATTAGCTGGATGGATATGGCCACCTCACAGCCCCTGAGCCTCCTTTTACCATGTCCCAATGGGAAAAGAATAGAACCATCTTCAAAGGTTTGTATGAGAAATATTGTCATGGAAACTGCTAAGTGTTCCCTCAAATCTGTGCTCCCTTATTGGAAAAATTGTAGAGAGGGCATTTCCCAGGCTCCTTGGGGGCACGTGTGGCCATGTTACACAGGTGGGTAAAAGGGTACATGTGGAAGTGATGCATGAAGCTTCTACAATACCTTTAACAAAACAACCAAGCCCCAGGACCCCAGCAGGcatgatcttttctttttcctacaaGCTGCCAACATGATAGCAAGCCAACCCTGCACCTGCAGGCAGATCCGTGCCCTAAGGGATGGTGGAGCAATAAAAAGCTGAGGAGCCTGGGTCCCTGAATGGTTGGGTAGAGCAGAGCCATCAGCCCACTGACCTACAGCCCCTGGGAGCTAGAACAGGTGATAGGGAAAGAGAACAAAGCCCCcctgaacccagaacctcacccaAGACCTCAGAAAAGCCAGCTTTCTCTCCCACCGCCTGGAGCTTCGTCCTGAGCCACTTCCGAGCCTCGGTTGCATTCCCAGCTTCAGATGCCTGCTCCTGTGCCTCAGCAACCTCTGTGAAGATGTCCTCAAGCTCTGCCAGGGTCTTGGACTGAAAAGTCCAGGAGAGATGAGGTTTGCTCCTGCCTAGTTGCTGGGAtacctgcttttatttttttcccccgtTCCTAGGGTCTTGACCAAGGCAGCCGCCACCAGTCTGCACTCTATGGCTGGCCAGGGAGCTGGGCCTCcccctgcctcctctctcctctcaggAAATGGTCAGGAGAGAGAGGCCCAGAGGCAGGATATTGCAGACCGGGAAGGATTTTAGACTGATCACTGCACCCAGAGAGGAGAAGGGGCTGTCCAGGGTGGCACAGCTGACTGATCACAGAGCCAGAACTAAGAGCCAGGTCTCAGTCAAAAGCCCATTCCCATTCCTGGTGCCTTCTTCTGAGGCACCAGGCATCAGCACCCAGCCCCATTACCCAGGGTGCCACCTAACTCTGGCCAGGATCTAGTCATTGTCTGgccatgtcactcagagtaaggGAGGCCAGGGTTTACCAGAAGTCTGCAGCTGAGATGGAACAGAGAGGGAGCTGTGCCTCTCAGGGGAAGTGCCAGAAGTCACCAGAGCCCCAGGTTCCCAGGCCCATACCTGCAGCTTGCAGTGCAGGCCAGGGAGGTCACAGTGGGCACCAAAGATGGCCTGGAAGGCATGCAGGAGCAGGGTGGTGTAGGTGCTGTGGGGTGAGTGCGCGGGTGCGCTCAACTTGTCAGCCACGGCAAGGAACTCAGCCTGCACCTCCACTGGGTTCAGCAACAGCACAGTGCTGGAGACACACAGGACCAGCTGTGAGACCTGGGGTGTGCCACAGGCCAAGGCACAGCCACACACCTTGCCCTGCAGAGCTCAGAGCTCAGCTCTGCAGAGGCCTGGGCCTCCTCATAGCCCAGGATGGCTTGAGCAAGCAATAGCAGGAGGCCAGGAGAGAGTCCTGGAGGGCTCAAGGGTCCCATTTCCAAGAGGAAGGCTTGTGGTCTACTTTAGAGTATCTTTCAACTGGAGCTTTCAAAGACTTTCCAAActgaacttaatttttaaaaatgaatcttatcttttttatataaacattttcCCCCATGGGACATATAGGTGGATGCATATTATTCAAAAGAGGATGGTATTTTTGTCCAGGTGACTTGAAGCCCATTGACCATTTTGAGGGGGAGTGGGGAGCAGGGCAGCCACTTGCTGTCTGGCTAAGGCAGGTAGGGCCTGAAATTCCTCATGGAGTGGGACAGCATCTATCCATAGGAAGGGATGCCAATGAGGGCTTCATCTGATTCCTTCCCTCATGGGGACATGTTTTCAAATTAGCCCAAAGCCATCATGCAGGCTCACATTGGGCTAAGGGGTGGGTATTGGCTCAGCCACCTCCACCTCCCTTCCCACTGGACATCTGGGTTCCCTCTTGGTGCTAgtgtttaaatttctttattatggAGACTTTTAAACATACCCAAATGTTAGGGAGACTCACAGACCATCAGATACTGATGGTCAACACGTGGCCTTCTCATTTCCCCCGTGCCAAGCCCTCCATGACTGCATGATCTTAGAGCAAATTTGAACCATGGTAATAGTCATATAATATAATCATAAGCTTCTTCTTATTCTCACAATTCCAAGTTATTAAAactcagagaaaaggaaaactctGCAAGTAGGGCTCCCTGCAGGCTTTGTGGATGTCTGTCCCAGAGCTGAGCCCCAGGGTCAGGGCAGAGAGACAAAACAGAGTCCCCTTCAACTGGACAGAAAGTTTTTGATTTCCCCATTTTTCAGGAAAAGGAGGCAGGCTCTCATAAATGGCATCTCCCTTGCTGAGTGCTTGATTTTTTCCTGtgctcccccccaccaccaccaccaccccaccatgGGCATGTGCTAAGCCTCACTATTTGAAGGGCAAGACTGAGATCCTGCATGATTTCATAGTTCAAGAACTTTTCATCATTCTCAGTTTATAATTAATGAAGTGAGACCATCTCCCAACCCTAAGCTCTTCCCACTAACCTCTCTGTTCCCTTATCTGAAAAACACCTTTCTCACAGGATTAACATGAGGATTAAACGGATTAACACATGTGAAGGTAGTTCCCAAAGCCCAGTAAGTACCTTAAAGGTATAGGAGATTATTCACCAGCCCACCAGCCTACAGCCCACCTGCCAGTAgtccaccccacccctgccattATCTACAGTTTTGTTTACCTACAGTCAACCATGCtctgaaaatatcaaatgaaaaattccaggAGTAAGggattcataaattttaaattgcataccATTCTGAGTAACATGTTGAAATCTCGGACAGTCCAGCTGCAGCCCATCTGGGACATAAATCATTCCTTTGTCCAGCACAGCATATACTACCTGCCCATTAGTCACTCAGTCACTGTCTCAGTGATCACTTAGATTGTCATGGTATCATGTGCTTGTGCCTAAggaacccttattttacttaatattggCCCCAAAGCACAAGATTAGTGATGCTGAAAATTCAGATATGCAAAAACCACCACAAAATGTTTCCTTTAACtgaaaaggtgaaagttctcAGCACATATAGAGTTCAGTACTATCTGCAGTTTCAAGCATTCATTGCATGCCTTAGAATGTATCGTTTGCATATAAGAGGGGGCTACTATATGACATTTTTATGTCCTTTCTGTCTCAACATCTACCCTAGACTTTTTTATTTGCTCGTTTTTACCCAGAAGTGTTTCAGCCACCTCAATAAGTATTTGCTCAATGTGAAGTGAACCCCTAGGTTGTGGAGTGGGAGGGATGGG
This window of the Ictidomys tridecemlineatus isolate mIctTri1 chromosome 3, mIctTri1.hap1, whole genome shotgun sequence genome carries:
- the Pik3r5 gene encoding phosphoinositide 3-kinase regulatory subunit 5, producing the protein MQPGATTCTEDRIQHALERCLHGLSLGRSTTSWSAGLCLNCWSLQELVSRDPGHFLILLEQILQKTREVQEKGTYDLLTPLALLFYSTVLCTPHFPPDSDLLLKAARTYHQFLTWPVPYCSIYQELLTFIDAELKAPGISYQRLVRSEQGLSIRSQRSSTVTVLLLNPVEVQAEFLAVADKLSAPAHSPHSTYTTLLLHAFQAIFGAHCDLPGLHCKLQSKTLAELEDIFTEVAEAQEQASEAGNATEARKWLRTKLQAVGEKAGFSEVLDTAKPGKLHTIPIPVARCYTYSWNQDSFDILQEILLKEQELLQPGILGDDEEEEEEEEEEEEDLETDGHCAERDSLLSTNSLVSHDSTLSLASSQASGPELSRHLLTSFVSGLSDGMDSGYVEDSEESSSEWPKRLGSQECKGHRRPGQKFNKIYKIIKSTSQLVLRRNSRGLDGSDTALPLRRAGSLCSPLDSPTLPPSRAQRSRSLPQPKLSTQLPSWLLAPAPCHQRRRPFLSGDEDPKASTLRVVVFGSDRVSGKVARAYSNLRRLENNRPLLTRLFKLQFFYVPVKRSHATGSGACLAPPSQMSPLPTDSPRQPNPPELGTPPWEDSTNDISHYLGMLDPWYERNVLGLMHLPPEVLCQHSLKAESRPLEGSPAQLPILADMLLYYCRFAARPVLLQVYQTELTFDTGEKTTEIFIHSLELGHSAATRAIKASGPGSKRLGIDGDREAVPLTLQIVYSKGAISGRSRWSNLEKVCTSVNLNKACQKQEELDSSMEALTLTLTEVVKRQNPKSKKGFNQISTSQIKVDKVQIIGSNGCPFAVCLDQDERKILQSVVRCEVSPCYKPEKRGLPPQKSPDLLAQPTPDLCSLLCLPIMTFSGALP